From the genome of Aspergillus chevalieri M1 DNA, chromosome 8, nearly complete sequence, one region includes:
- the mirC gene encoding siderochrome-iron transporter MirC (COG:U;~EggNog:ENOG410QE3C;~InterPro:IPR020846,IPR011701,IPR036259;~PFAM:PF07690,PF06609;~TransMembrane:12 (i67-84o104-124i136-155o161-181i193-212o232-250i284-304o316-333i354-378o398-416i423-441o562-581i);~go_function: GO:0022857 - transmembrane transporter activity [Evidence IEA];~go_process: GO:0055085 - transmembrane transport [Evidence IEA]) codes for MPHIDIRSGPSYGTLDNMEQQRNDEEGDRLLHGESGYLDGTNHDSDDSSVDEIQEGVRKIEAINMTWTSRTLVVAYISIFLMAFCTSLESQTLMSLSAYATSAFSKHSLISTVLVVQNVVNAVIKPPMAKVADVFGRFEAFCLSILIYVLGYIQMAASNNVQAYASAQIFYSAGSTGLQILQQVFIADSSSLLNRALLALLPELPFLVTVWIGPTIADAVLRHTSWRWGYGMWSIVLPASFLPLALSLLLNQRKARRLNLIKPKSSRRRGILIVIRRTWYDLDMFGLILLSSAVTLILVPLTLAANAQDGWRNKNIIAMIAVGLVCLVILPLWETSKRFAPKPLLSLHLLKQRTAVAGCVLAFFYFMAFFFSVQPYLYSYLQVVQGYDVSTAGRVTQTFAFTSTIAAFTVSILIKYTRRYRKFVTIGCVIYIVGLLLMLLYRREGSSQVQILGTQIIVGIGGGLLNVPVQLGVQASASHQEVAAATATFLTSMEMGGAVGAAISGAVWTHSIPRKLLVYLPEETRGEAEEIFGKLTKALSYPFGSPTRIAINRAYQETMNKLLVLAVIASIPLIPLSLLMINYRLDKMSAHEPDAEPVPISTEEVSDEDRHSKRI; via the exons ATGCCCCATATCGATATCCGATCCGGACCTTCCTATGGCACACTCGATAACATGGAGCAACAACGCAACGATGAGGAGGGAGATCGACTCCTTCATGGTGAAAGTGGATATTTGGATGGAACAAATCATGACAGTGATGATTCCTCggtggatgagattcagGAAGGTGTTCGGAAGATTGAGGCCATCAACATGACGTGGACCTCTCGGACTTTGGTTGTAGCTTATATCAG TATCTTTCTCATGGCGTTTTGTACGTCTCTGGAAAGCCAAACCCTCATGTCATTGTCGGCATATGCCACCAGTGCATTTAGCAAACATTCGTTGATCTCGACGGTTCTTGTGGTCCAGAATGTGGTCAATG CTGTAATCAAGCCTCCCATGGCCAAAGTGGCCGACGTTTTCGGTCGTTTTGAAGCGTTCTGTTTGAGTATCTTGATTTATGTCCTCGGTTATATTCAGATGGCCGCATCGAACAATGTGCAAGCCTATGCATCAGCACAGATCTTCTATTCCGCCGGCTCGACAGGGCTGCAGATCTTGCAGCAAGTGTTCATCGCAGACAGCAGCAGTCTTTTGAATCGTGCGCTATTGGCGCTCCTGCCCGAGCTCCCATTTCTCGTTACCGTCTGGATAGGCCCAACGATCGCAGACGCCGTCCTTCGACACACGTCGTGGCGCTGGGGTTATGGAATGTGGTCCATCGTTTTGCCCGCCTCATTCCTTCCTTTGGCTCTTTCGCTGCTGCTGAACCAACGAAAGGCTCGGAGACTGAACCTCATCAAGCCTAAATCGAGTCGACGACGCGGTATCCTCATTGTGATCCGACGCACGTGGTATGACCTGGACATGTTTGGTTTGATCCTCTTGTCCTCCGCCGTTACTTTGATCCTGGTACCCTTGACACTTGCCGCCAATGCCCAAGATGGTTGGAGGAACAAGAATATCATTGCCATGATCGCAGTGGGCCTTGTGTGTTTGGTTATCCTGCCGCTGTGGGAAACTTCGAAGAGATTTGCACCGAAACCTCTTTTGTCACTGCATCTTCTCAAACAGCGAACTGCTGTCGCAGGCTGTGTATTGGCCTTCTTCTATTTTA tggctttcttcttctccgtccAGCCGTATCTTTACTCTTATCTCCAAGTTGTTCAGGGATATGATGTCTCCACTGCGGGCCGTGTGACCCAGACATTTGCATTCACGTCAACCATTGCAGCATTTACGGTCTCCATCCTCATAAAATACACGCGACGGTACCGAAAATTCGTTACCATAGGTTGTGTCATTTACATCGTCGGACTGCTGTTGATGCTGCTGTATCGACGGGAAGGCAGCTCACAAGTGCAGATTTTGGGAACACAAATCATTGTGGGTATTGGAGGTGGACTTCTCAATGTACCCGTGCAACTGGGAGTACAGGCGTCCGCCAGTCACCAGGAAGTCGCCGCTGCTACAGCCACGTTCCTTACCTCGATGGAGATGGGAGGTGCGGTAGGCGCTGCGATCTCCGGGGCTGTCTGGACACATAGCATTCCACGCAAGCTGCTTGTGTACCTTCCCGAGGAGACTAGAGGAGAAGCCGAAGAAATTTTCGGGAAGCTGACCAAAGCTCTGTCATATCCATTTGGATCTCCGACTCGGATTGCCATCAATCGGGCTTATCAGGAGACGATGAACAAACTCTTGGTGCTGGCAGTTATCGCTTCTATTCCCTTGATTCCGCTGAGTCTTCTCATGATTAACTATAGGTTGGATAAG ATGAGTGCTCACGAACCCGATGCCGAGCCTGTCCCTATTTCCACCGAGGAAGTATCTGATGAAGATCGGCATTCGAAGCGAATTTAA
- a CDS encoding glycosyltransferase family 69 protein (CAZy:GT69;~COG:S;~EggNog:ENOG410PKUE;~InterPro:IPR021047;~PFAM:PF11735;~TransMembrane:1 (i93-113o)), which yields MSVRLLHPDEYELGTRSSLDSQGTFDLDEADFESQTLPKSRLLSLSHRWPILFRLLSSTYSGYRRLRPSRPLLSASKRPVGCYRRLLFRRSCFYLHVVAGIIFALVVLTSIFWPSYTRPLSHYKSLRNAVEQSTAPGRGNPHNEKVFIAASLYDPNGELARGQWGAEVLQLVDLLGPENVFLSVYENDSGAEGERALRDWEAQIPCDKSIVFEEHMDLQSLPTVTVPGGSHRVKRIEYLAEVRNRALRPLDDNPEKRYNKLLYVNDVLFNPVDALQLLFSTNAGEDGVAHYRAACSVDFINPFKFYDTYATRDLQGYSMGLPFFPWFSAAGNGDSRNDVLAGRDAVRVRSCWGGMVAFDARFFQYGAKGSTGDHDWEKRNSTQELKSREESGISPVRFRASRDVFWEASECCLIHADLQDAPSNVDDLTDTGIYMNPYVRVAYDSRTLSWLGTTRRFEKLYAFIHNIGNHLVGLPWFNPRRAEIFGQTAEETVWVPDPVGNGEGTFQTVERIAGKDGFCGRRGLQVIVEHREEGQKGWENIPVPP from the coding sequence ATGTCTGTTCGTCTTCTACACCCAGATGAGTATGAGCTTGGCACCCGGTCTTCTCTCGACTCTCAGGGGACGTTCGATCTCGACGAGGCCGATTTCGAATCACAAACCCTCCCAAAATCCAGACTTCTTTCGCTTTCGCATAGATGGCCAATACTATTCCGACTGTTATCCTCTACCTACTCTGGATACCGCCGCCTGAGACCTTCGCGACCGTTACTGTCCGCTTCGAAGCGACCAGTCGGCTGCTATCGACGTCTTCTGTTTCGCAGATCGTGCTTTTATCTCCATGTTGTCGCCGGTATAATCTTCGCGCTCGTGGTCCTTACTTCGATATTTTGGCCTTCCTACACCCGGCCGTTGTCGCATTACAAATCCCTCCGAAACGCTGTAGAGCAATCGACCGCACCGGGCAGGGGCAACCCTCACAACGAGAAGGTCTTTATCGCAGCGAGCTTATACGATCCGAACGGGGAGCTTGCACGGGGACAATGGGGTGCTGAAGTTTTGCAGTTGGTCGACTTACTAGGACCAGAGAATGTGTTTTTGAGCGTCTACGAAAATGACAGCGGGGCGGAAGGAGAGCGCGCGCTGCGCGACTGGGAGGCACAGATCCCTTGCGACAAATCTATCGTGTTCGAGGAACATATGGATTTGCAAAGTCTTCCTACAGTGACGGTCCCTGGTGGATCGCACCGGGTTAAGCGTATTGAATATTTGGCTGAGGTCCGGAACCGAGCCTTACGACCTTTGGACGACAATCCGGAGAAACGGTATAATAAGTTACTTTATGTAAATGATGTGCTTTTCAACCCGGTTGATGCACTGCAGCTTTTGTTTTCGACTAATGCGGGAGAGGATGGGGTTGCTCATTACCGGGCTGCTTGTTCCGTGGATTTCATcaaccccttcaagttctacGACACGTATGCTACTCGGGATCTGCAGGGATATAGCATGGGGCTTCCGTTTTTCCCATGGTTTTCGGCTGCCGGAAACGGTGATAGTCGAAATGATGTTTTGGCGGGAAGGGATGCTGTGCGGGTACGCAGCTGCTGGGGAGGAATGGTCGCCTTTGATGCTAGATTTTTCCAGTATGGCGCAAAGGGGTCCACTGGAGACCATGACTGGGAGAAGAGAAATTCGACCCAAGAGTTGAAGTCAAGGGAAGAGAGCGGGATATCGCCAGTTCGCTTCCGTGCCTCTCGTGATGTGTTCTGGGAAGCCTCGGAGTGCTGTCTCATCCACGCCGATCTGCAAGACGCTCCATCGAATGTTGATGACCTCACGGACACTGGCATCTACATGAACCCGTACGTTCGGGTTGCCTATGACAGTCGCACTTTGTCTTGGCTCGGGACCACTCGTCGATTCGAAAAACTTTATGCTTTTATCCACAACATTGGGAATCACCTTGTTGGTCTTCCTTGGTTTAATCCTCGCCGGGCAGAAATTTTTGGCCAAACTGCCGAAGAAACCGTTTGGGTCCCTGATCCTGTGGGCAATGGAGAAGGCACATTTCAAACAGTTGAACGTATCGCCGGCAAAGATGGGTTCTGCGGACGTCGTGGGCTTCAAGTAATTGTAGAGCATCGCGAAGAGGGCCAGAAGGGATGGGAAAACATTCCTGTTCCTCCATGA
- a CDS encoding uncharacterized protein (COG:S;~EggNog:ENOG410PWSE), translating into MTGMQPIPTEVSEWRLRVANVVHDVFSSFFSSDRLSRTSKNGESGDETTTRGSRGLETSRWAPQNANASANVSKTNASRPNTCVSSGRRLEDSRWAPKQVVQRSRPAVRGLEDSMWASRVDTKKGTEVKGKGLAPSESPAHHSSSLPFTSFTSFTFDPSSLSSTKPQPLSSHSLLSSPSSSSSRVYSNDTRISSNTITPHTSPNKPVIMFRPANVDDTAGFMAAARARNQSSQVTTSAVVQKASSDQEIRPEPSTSFIGNPIAPEFVPLLPSSLAGNHGGSQGDAWTPAPKKVPGRKGTFSPVGSPTAPEFVPSSSSSLAGNVAGSQNGLSPTGSKISSFVGNPSAEEFVPSKPSSLVGNPVVEDALSVSVSKKGNNTADRVSQEDCGPDSFGSKPQLAIPMAAPSKEPATVISMDDTAGFMAAVRALNQSRNVSTVSCTTAVEQNPDLMNVVDDNSEPKQPTELPVVSPARHLFTPSPSKAEREPIVGFTTLDTEVSAQSIQPSNEPPNFEERPSTSFETINADDTAPIVVPPSIEGYPATPSSEKPANVDDTAAFMAAARRLRRTPAGDTGESTGTALDAVKSQANWLNSLSPVKEDLRSLDVYNVPQLMIPVQSLKRAEIGHPSMSPTEHFVSAASSPAVKTNNDLNGSANSYTVTVSKQEPAVNGFSAASNGIDTARSLSTTDNSNNPEPEAPKEKIAISVNDTAGFLAAVRALKERNRSPSISYTNAAPHERRPSNEYCSATRAHPSITAVEDEDRENLITFKSWGTPAPRDKPPSQVRRIILTGLPPSWAIPTKVLSLIHGGAIEKVNIDSFGNAYVYFCDHEACKAFYEKYPNGIGLGQSNVYVEIGQEVDVVSSQLTLSRSIGATRVVRAVGVDLKVTMDQLHQIATGSNRKIEKITDNYVPGEARTVNFRFCSIDDANKFRAMLVRDVEWEHCNIQYGKDPCELASGFHMD; encoded by the exons ATGACGGGTATGCAACCTATTCCCACAGAGGTGTCCGAATGGCGCCTCAGAGTGGCCAACGTCGTTCACGAcgtcttttcttctttcttttcctcagATCGCTTGTCTCGAACATCTAAAAATGGTGAGTCTGGCGACGAAACGACGACTCGTGGCTCTCGAGGCCTCGAAACAAGCCGATGGGCGCCCCAGAATGCGAATGCCAGTGCGAACGTCTCGAAGACAAACGCCAGCAGGCCTAATACATGTGTGTCCAGTGGAAGGCGTTTGGAAGATAGTCGCTGGGCGCCAAAACAAGTGGTGCAGCGCAGTCGCCCTGCTGTTCGTGGTTTGGAGGATAGCATGTGGGCGTCGAGGGTGGATACTAAAAAGGGCACAGAGGTAAAG GGAAAGGGCCTTGCCCCCAGTGAAAGTCCTGCACAccactcttcctctcttccctTCACTTCCTTCACTTCCTTCACTTTTGATCCCTCTTCACTTTCATCCACCAAACCTCagcctctttcttctcattctctactttcatctccatcttcctcatcttctCGAGTCTACTCAAACGATACTCGTATTTCTTCAAATACCATTACCCCTCATACTTCGCCAAATAAACCCGTCATTATGTTTCGCCCCGCGAACGTGGACGACACTGCTGGATTCATGGCAGCTGCTCGTGCTCGGAACCAAAGCAGCCAGGTAACCACGTCTGCTGTCGTTCAAAAGGCGTCTAGCGACCAAGAAATTCGTCCTGAACCTTCTACTTCTTTCATTGGCAATCCTATTGCTCCTGAGTTTGTGCCCTTGTTGCCCAGCTCGCTCGCTGGTAACCACGGTGGTAGCCAGGGCGACGCGTGGACTCCTGCTCCCAAGAAAGTTCCTGGTAGGAAGGGAACTTTCTCTCCTGTTGGCAGTCCTACTGCGCCTGAATTTGTGCCTTCGTCTTCCAGCTCGCTTGCTGGTAATGTTGCTGGTAGCCAGAACGGTCTCTCTCCCACTGGCTCTAAGATCTCCAGCTTCGTTGGCAACCCTTCAGCAGAAGAGTTTGTTCCTTCTAAGCCCAGCTCCTTGGTTGGTAATCCTGTGGTCGAAGATGCGCTCTCTGTGTCTGTTTCAAAAAAAGGAAACAATACTG CCGACCGTGTCTCCCAGGAGGACTGTGGACCTGATAGCTTCGGTTCCAAGCCTCAGCTTGCCATCCCTATGGCTGCGCCTTCGAAAGAACCGGCAACTGTCATCAGCATGGATGATACTGCTGGGTTCATGGCTGCTGTGCGCGCCTTGAACCAGTCACGTAATGTCTCTACCGTTAGCTGCACCACTGCTGTCGAGCAGAACCCCGATTTGATGAACGTGGTGGACGATAACTCGGAGCCGAAACAACCTACTGAACTCCCTGTCGTATCTCCTGCCAGGCACCTTTTTACCCCATCTCCATCCAAGGCCGAGAGGGAGCCCATTGTGGGATTCACCACTCTTGACACTGAGGTCTCGGCCCAAAGTATCCAACCGTCTAATGAGCCTCCTAATTTTGAGGAACGTCCTAGTACTTCGTTCGAAACTATCAACGCGGACGATACCGCGCCGATTGTGGTGCCTCCTTCCATCGAGGGATATCCTGCTACGCCTTCATCCGAGAAGCCCGCCAATGTGGATGACACCGCAGCATTCATGGCTGCTGCCCGTCGCCTAAGACGTACCCCGGCAGGTGACACCGGCGAATCCACGGGTACTGCTCTAGATGCGGTTAAATCGCAAGCTAACTGGCTGAACAGCCTGTCTCCTGTGAAAGAAGACCTGAGATCTCTTGATGTTTACAATGTGCCTCAACTTATGATTCCCGTTCAGAGCCTGAAGCGCGCAGAAATCGGTCACCCCAGCATGTCTCCTACCGAACACTTTGTTTCCGCGGCTTCTTCTCCAGCGGTGAAGACCAATAATGATTTGAATGGATCTGCGAACTCGTACACTGTCACTGTTTCGAAGCAGGAGCCTGCTGTGAATGGATTCTCAGCTGCCTCTAATGGCATCGATACCGCCAGATCTTTGTCTACTACTGATAATTCCAACAACCCCGAGCCTGAAGCGCCAAAGGAAAAAATTGCTATTAGCGTGAATGATACGGCTGGTTTTCTTGCGGCTGTTCGTGCTCTGAAAGAGAGAAACCGGTCTCCTAGCATCTCCTATACTAACGCAGCTCCCCATGAGAGAAGGCCTTCGA ATGAATACTGTTCTGCAACTCGTGCTCATCCGAGCATCACCGCTGTCGAAGACGAGGATCGCGAGAACCTGATCACTTTCAAGTCGTGGGGTACCCCTGCTCCTCGAGACAAGCCTC CTTCACAAGTGAGACGCATCATCCTCACCGGATTGCCTCCTAGCTGGGCTATCCCCACCAAGGTGCTGTCTCTGATACATGGTGGTGCTATCGAGAAGGTCAACATCGATTCGTTCGGAAATGCTTATGTTTACTTCTGCGACCATGAAGCCTGCAAGGCGTTCTACGAAAAGTACCCGAACGGTATCGGCCTTGGCCAGAGTAATGTCTACGTCGAGATCGGCCAGGAGGTTGACGTCGTCAGCTCTCAGTTGACCTTGAGCCGCTCCATTGGTGCCACTCGTGTTGTCCGGGCCGTGGGTGTTGACCTGAAGGTCACGATGGACCAGCTTCACCAAATTGCCACCGGCAGCAATCGTAAGATCGAGAAGATCACGGACAACTACGTTCCTGGCGAG GCTCGTACAGTGAATTTCCGTTTCTGCAGCATCGACGACGCGAATAAATTCCGTGCGATGCTCGTTCGTGATGTTGAGTGGGAGCACTGCAACATCCAATATGGGAAGGATCC TTGCGAGCTCGCCTCTGGCTTTCATATGGATTGA